DNA from Candidatus Bathyarchaeota archaeon:
CACCAACTAATCAATCCTTTTGCTTCTGCTATAACTTTTCCCCTTTTCTCATCATTCTTTAATTATGTAGTTATGTATCTAAAGTTTAAACAAACATAGACTTGAATAAAAAATCTATTTCCTTCCAGAGCTTTGAGATGTCTTTACTACCTAACACTTATAAAGGATAGAGTGCTATATCTTTACTACCTAACACATAAAGAGAAGTAAGGAAGATATGACTAAAGTACTATGCCCTAAGTGTAGCCAAAAAGGATGGCTAACAACAAAGAACATCAAAGGACATGACTACTGGTATGTATGTCATTACATAGATTACAAAGCTAAGAAACAGAAGTGGTGCTACATAGGAAAAAATCTTCCTTCTAATTTAAAGGTGTTAGAAAATGAAAAGAAGAAAGAAACAAAAAGAAAAACCTAAGAAGAAACTAAAGTCTGCCACAATTCCAAAGAGTCTGGGACGGCATCATCATCCCCCACTGAAAATACACCATCCCCTACTAAATGTATTGTGGTATCTAAAGAAAGAGCACTCCTTGTTGGGCCACCTCCTTTTGATCTCTTAGTTCTCTTCGAGTGCACAGAAATCCTTTAATTTGTCTTTCAAAGACCAATAGTAGGTGAAGTCTATGAAGGCTTTGATTTCAGTTGATTTGGAAGGAATGCCTTATGTAGTCATCCCAGGTCATTTCAATCTTAAAGGTTCATTGTATAGCGAGGCAAGGAAGATCGCTACAAAAGTCTCACTTACTGTAGCTGAAGAGCTTAACAAAAACGGCTTCAACGAGATCATTATCGCTGACAGCCACGGACCTATGGTTAACCTTCTGATTGATGACTTGCCTGAATATGTGGAGATTATAAGGGGTTTTCCTAGACCAATATGCATGCTTTCTGGCGCAGAAGAATGTGATGTTGCTTGTTTTCTTGGGTACCATGCAAAATCTGGGACTACAAAATCCACATGGGACCACACCTACAGCGGCGGGACCATCCACAGGGTTCAAGTAAATGGGATTGAGGTAAGTGAATTCCTTTTAAATGCATACGCGGCAGGAGACTTGAATGTCCCTGTCATACTGGTTGCTGGTGAAGCCCAACTGCTAGATGATGACGTTAAGCAATACACACCATGGGTTGAAACTGTAGCCTTAAAGCACTCTTTGAGCAGGGTCGCGGCAAGAAGTTCCAGCATTATAAAAATCGAGAAAGAGTTAAGAGAAGCTGTTAAGCGAGCTGTAGCCAACTTTAAGCAAAACAGAGCAGCTCCATTAATAGCGAAAAAGCCAGTGAAAATTGGAATAGCTTTCAAGGCCAGCCACCATGCAGATATAGCAGAATTGCTGCCAATAGTCAATAGAATAGATGGATTCAACGTGGAATATTCTGCTGAGAATGTGCTTGAAGCATATAAGATATTCGAACTGTTAGTGCTTGCGGCTGTTGGAACGTCATCCATTCTCAAGAATCTCGCATAACGCGTGAGACCATAAGATTAGCCTTTCTTCTGTCGCTCTGCTGAAGTAACCACTGAAATAGCTATTAAGCAATCATTATTCGAGCTACTATACTGCTGTCTAGGTGAGTTTCATCTGCCAAGTGTAAGGGAACTTCTAAAATTTCTAATTTCTAAATTCTGAGCAGGCGCGCGCAAAAAAATTATACATGGTTGCGGAGAACTTTGCTTAGCGAAGTCGCTATGTAGTCTATTTCTTCAATAGTCACAGCAGGGTGGACAGGTAATGAAAAGACTTGTTCTGCTGCTTTTTCCGTGTTTGGAAGACGGTGATTGCTGAACTTGCGATAGAATGGCATTAAGTGTATAGGCACACGGTAATAGACCATGGCTCCAACGTTTAACTTTCTTAGCTTACCCACAATT
Protein-coding regions in this window:
- a CDS encoding M55 family metallopeptidase encodes the protein MKALISVDLEGMPYVVIPGHFNLKGSLYSEARKIATKVSLTVAEELNKNGFNEIIIADSHGPMVNLLIDDLPEYVEIIRGFPRPICMLSGAEECDVACFLGYHAKSGTTKSTWDHTYSGGTIHRVQVNGIEVSEFLLNAYAAGDLNVPVILVAGEAQLLDDDVKQYTPWVETVALKHSLSRVAARSSSIIKIEKELREAVKRAVANFKQNRAAPLIAKKPVKIGIAFKASHHADIAELLPIVNRIDGFNVEYSAENVLEAYKIFELLVLAAVGTSSILKNLA